One Pseudomonas abieticivorans genomic region harbors:
- a CDS encoding SDR family NAD(P)-dependent oxidoreductase, producing the protein MQINNNVFMVSGGASGLGAATAQRLVAAGARVMLVDLNAAVAEKAQALGGNARHVVADITQADAAQAAVDATLAAFGQLNGLINCAGIVSGEKILGKTGPHALESFSRIIDVNLIGSFNLMRLAAAAIAQSAPNEDGERGVIINTASVAAYDGQIGQAAYAASKGAIVSLTLPAARELARFGIRVMTIAPGIFETPMMAGMTDEVRASLAAGVPFPPRLGKPLEYAALAQHIIENSMLNGEVIRLDGALRMAAK; encoded by the coding sequence ATGCAAATCAATAACAACGTATTCATGGTCAGTGGCGGCGCATCCGGTCTGGGTGCGGCGACTGCACAACGGTTGGTGGCGGCGGGTGCCCGGGTCATGTTGGTCGACCTCAATGCCGCCGTGGCCGAAAAGGCGCAGGCGTTGGGTGGCAACGCCCGGCATGTGGTCGCCGATATCACCCAGGCCGATGCTGCCCAAGCCGCCGTGGACGCAACCCTTGCGGCATTCGGCCAGCTCAATGGGCTGATCAATTGCGCCGGCATCGTCAGCGGCGAAAAAATCCTCGGCAAAACCGGCCCTCATGCGCTGGAGAGCTTCAGCCGCATCATCGACGTCAACCTGATCGGCAGCTTCAACCTGATGCGCCTGGCCGCCGCGGCCATCGCCCAGAGTGCGCCGAACGAGGACGGTGAGCGCGGGGTGATCATCAACACTGCCTCGGTGGCCGCCTACGATGGGCAAATCGGCCAGGCTGCCTATGCGGCGTCCAAGGGCGCCATTGTCAGCCTGACCTTGCCAGCCGCGCGGGAGTTGGCGCGCTTTGGCATCCGGGTGATGACCATCGCGCCCGGCATTTTCGAAACGCCGATGATGGCCGGCATGACCGACGAGGTGCGCGCCAGCCTCGCGGCCGGCGTGCCGTTCCCACCCCGGTTGGGCAAGCCTTTGGAGTATGCCGCGCTGGCCCAGCACATCATCGAGAACAGCATGCTCAATGGCGAAGTGATCCGCCTGGACGGCGCCCTGCGCATGGCGGCCAAATAA
- a CDS encoding AraC family transcriptional regulator, which translates to MLQKDTIAVPLLREALLQSGLTDGQTLHLLASVGIAPTLLEQPEGRIPALAYARLWRRLALLQDDEFFGMDPRRLRSGSLAFLCRSSMAQPTVAGAIASGLGFLSLMLEGLAAEFSQQQGLAEIVLSERDPQPRRAFTYFTYWMIVHGVLCWLAGRRMPILAVELRCSEPAFTDDYRVMFSHNLRFERPRTRIIFSAEGLEQPVRRTEAQLQRFLNRAPGNILVKYRDPDSLGRRISQQLRQLPPDTWPEAARLAQDLCMSASTLRRRLGEEGHTWQGLKDSVRKELAIQWLAEGERPFSDIAEHLGFADASSFYKAFRKWTGASPGHYRGMILDGTGQIRQFD; encoded by the coding sequence ATGCTTCAAAAGGACACCATCGCCGTCCCACTGCTGCGCGAGGCCCTGTTGCAAAGCGGTCTGACCGATGGCCAGACCCTGCACCTGTTGGCCAGCGTCGGAATCGCCCCCACGTTGCTGGAGCAGCCAGAGGGCCGCATCCCCGCCCTGGCCTACGCCCGCCTGTGGCGGCGCCTGGCGCTGCTGCAAGATGACGAATTTTTCGGCATGGACCCGCGTCGCCTGCGCAGCGGCAGCCTGGCATTCCTGTGTCGCTCGTCCATGGCCCAGCCCACGGTTGCCGGGGCGATTGCATCGGGGCTGGGTTTTTTGTCGTTGATGCTTGAGGGCTTGGCCGCAGAATTTTCACAGCAACAAGGCCTGGCCGAAATCGTGCTGAGCGAGCGCGACCCGCAGCCGCGCCGGGCCTTCACCTACTTCACGTATTGGATGATCGTGCACGGCGTGCTGTGCTGGCTGGCCGGGCGGCGCATGCCAATTTTGGCGGTGGAACTGCGCTGCTCGGAACCGGCGTTCACCGACGATTATCGGGTGATGTTTTCCCACAACCTGCGCTTCGAGCGGCCACGCACCCGCATCATTTTTTCCGCCGAGGGCCTTGAGCAACCCGTGCGCCGCACCGAGGCGCAGCTGCAGCGTTTCCTGAACCGTGCGCCGGGCAATATCCTGGTCAAGTACCGCGACCCGGACAGCCTGGGCCGGCGTATTAGCCAACAACTTCGCCAGTTGCCCCCCGACACCTGGCCGGAGGCGGCGCGCCTGGCCCAGGACCTGTGCATGTCTGCGTCCACCCTGCGGCGCCGGCTGGGCGAGGAGGGCCACACCTGGCAGGGGCTCAAGGACAGCGTGCGCAAGGAGCTGGCGATCCAGTGGCTGGCCGAGGGCGAAAGGCCCTTCAGTGATATCGCCGAGCACTTGGGGTTTGCCGATGCCAGCTCGTTCTACAAGGCCTTCCGCAAATGGACCGGCGCCAGCCCCGGGCACTATCGCGGCATGATCCTGGACGGCACTGGTCAAATCCGTCAGTTCGATTGA
- a CDS encoding DUF411 domain-containing protein, translated as MKFARPALLASLLISSLAQAADLLPIDVYRDPNCGCCTNWIKHLEANGFKVTDHVEPNMSAVKQRLGVEPKLASCHTAVINGKFVEGHVPAEQIKALAQRSDLRGLAVPGMPMGSPGMEMGDRKDTYQVIGVNQQGAEEVIAQYPN; from the coding sequence ATGAAATTCGCCCGCCCCGCCCTGCTCGCCAGCCTGCTGATAAGCTCCCTGGCCCAGGCCGCCGACCTGTTGCCGATCGACGTGTACCGCGACCCCAATTGCGGGTGCTGCACCAACTGGATCAAGCACCTGGAGGCCAACGGCTTCAAGGTGACCGACCATGTGGAGCCGAACATGAGCGCGGTCAAGCAGCGCCTGGGCGTGGAGCCCAAATTGGCGTCGTGCCACACTGCCGTGATCAACGGCAAGTTCGTCGAAGGCCATGTGCCGGCCGAGCAGATCAAGGCCCTGGCCCAGCGCAGCGACCTGCGCGGGCTGGCCGTGCCGGGCATGCCGATGGGGTCGCCCGGCATGGAAATGGGTGATCGCAAAGACACTTATCAAGTCATCGGCGTGAACCAGCAGGGCGCCGAAGAGGTCATTGCTCAGTACCCGAATTAA
- a CDS encoding alpha/beta fold hydrolase → MLRASLLALGLFAGSVFAATAPPTYGPELQGFDYPYPLKHYSFESQGTSLQMGYMDVPASGKANGQTLVLMHGKNFCAATWESSIKALTQAGYRVVAPDQIGFCTSSKPEHYQYSFQQLASNTHELLASLGLENVTVLGHSTGGMLATRYALQYPTQVQRLALVNPIGLEDWKALGVPYRSVDQWFARESKLNADGIRNYERSTYYAGRWKPEFERWVSMLAGLNQGPGHNLVAWNSALIYDMIFTQPVYYEFKNLQMPTLLLIGDADTTAIGSDIAPPEVKARIGHYNVLGKQVSQLIPHGTLVEFPGLGHAPQMEEPERFHAALLGWLAKQP, encoded by the coding sequence ATGTTGCGTGCTTCGCTCCTCGCCCTGGGCCTGTTTGCCGGCTCCGTGTTCGCCGCCACGGCGCCGCCCACCTATGGCCCCGAACTGCAGGGGTTTGACTACCCCTACCCGCTCAAGCATTACTCATTCGAGTCCCAGGGCACGTCCCTGCAAATGGGCTACATGGACGTGCCGGCCAGTGGCAAGGCCAACGGCCAGACCCTGGTGCTGATGCATGGCAAAAACTTTTGCGCCGCCACCTGGGAATCATCGATCAAGGCCCTGACCCAAGCCGGCTACCGCGTGGTGGCGCCCGACCAGATTGGCTTTTGCACCTCCAGCAAACCTGAGCACTACCAGTACAGCTTCCAGCAACTGGCCAGCAACACCCATGAGCTGCTGGCTTCGTTGGGCCTTGAGAACGTCACCGTGCTGGGCCACTCCACCGGCGGCATGCTCGCCACCCGCTACGCCCTGCAATACCCCACCCAGGTGCAGCGCCTGGCATTGGTCAACCCGATCGGCCTGGAAGACTGGAAAGCCCTGGGCGTGCCTTACCGCTCGGTGGACCAATGGTTTGCCCGCGAAAGCAAACTCAACGCCGATGGCATTCGCAACTACGAACGCAGCACTTACTACGCCGGGCGCTGGAAGCCTGAGTTCGAGCGCTGGGTGAGCATGCTGGCGGGCTTGAACCAAGGCCCGGGGCACAACCTGGTGGCGTGGAACTCGGCGCTGATCTACGACATGATCTTCACCCAGCCGGTGTACTACGAATTCAAGAACCTGCAAATGCCCACCTTGCTGCTGATCGGTGACGCCGACACCACGGCCATCGGCAGCGACATCGCGCCGCCCGAGGTCAAGGCGCGCATCGGCCATTACAACGTGCTGGGCAAGCAGGTCAGCCAATTGATCCCCCATGGCACCCTGGTGGAGTTCCCTGGCCTGGGCCATGCGCCGCAGATGGAAGAACCCGAGCGTTTCCACGCCGCCCTGCTGGGCTGGCTCGCCAAACAACCTTGA
- a CDS encoding D-2-hydroxyacid dehydrogenase family protein yields the protein MNAVRIAVIDDWQDVASDVVDWSPVSAIAQVDFLPDYPASTEQMIARLAPYQVICVMRERTPFDAALLRGLPNLKLLVTGGMRNAALDIQTATTLGIQVCGTDSYKQAAPELTWALLMAMTRNLVAETASLRDGGWQIGLGGDLHGKTLGILGLGSIGQKVAQYGQVFGMRVIAWSENLTHERAAAAGVTWVSKQELFEQADVLSVHLVLSERSRGLVDRQALAWMKPSAMLVNTARGPIVDEAALVEALVANRLAGAALDVFSQEPLPPEHPFRRLPNVLATPHVGYVTANNYRLFFSQMIEDILAWHAGQPIRLLA from the coding sequence ATGAATGCCGTGCGCATAGCCGTGATCGATGACTGGCAGGACGTTGCCAGCGATGTGGTGGACTGGTCGCCGGTAAGCGCGATCGCCCAAGTGGACTTTTTACCGGACTACCCGGCCAGCACCGAGCAGATGATCGCGCGCCTGGCGCCCTACCAGGTGATTTGCGTGATGCGCGAACGTACCCCGTTCGATGCGGCGCTGCTGCGCGGCTTGCCCAACCTCAAGCTGCTGGTGACCGGCGGCATGCGCAACGCCGCCCTGGACATCCAGACCGCGACCACGCTGGGCATCCAAGTGTGCGGCACCGACAGTTACAAACAGGCGGCGCCGGAGCTGACCTGGGCACTATTGATGGCCATGACCCGCAACCTGGTCGCCGAAACCGCGTCGCTGCGCGACGGTGGCTGGCAGATCGGCCTGGGCGGCGACTTGCACGGCAAAACCCTGGGGATACTGGGCCTGGGCAGCATCGGCCAAAAGGTCGCCCAGTACGGCCAGGTGTTCGGCATGCGCGTGATCGCCTGGAGCGAAAACCTCACCCACGAGCGCGCCGCTGCGGCAGGCGTGACCTGGGTCAGCAAGCAGGAACTGTTCGAACAGGCCGACGTGCTCAGCGTGCACCTTGTGTTGAGCGAGCGCAGCCGCGGCCTGGTCGACCGCCAGGCACTGGCCTGGATGAAGCCGTCGGCCATGCTGGTGAACACCGCCCGTGGGCCGATCGTGGACGAAGCCGCGCTGGTCGAAGCGCTGGTGGCCAACCGCCTTGCCGGCGCAGCACTGGACGTTTTCAGCCAGGAGCCGCTGCCCCCCGAACACCCGTTCCGGCGCCTGCCCAACGTGCTGGCCACGCCCCACGTGGGCTACGTGACCGCCAATAACTACCGGCTGTTTTTCAGCCAGATGATCGAAGACATCCTGGCCTGGCATGCTGGCCAGCCGATCCGCCTACTGGCCTGA